A window of Solanum stenotomum isolate F172 chromosome 9, ASM1918654v1, whole genome shotgun sequence genomic DNA:
GATAAAGCAACAAACTTGGACTTGAGGCCTAAAATATGGAGTAAAACACATGCTATAGGCACCCATCTGCTTCAGCATGACACTTAGCGCATTAATTGTTTTTAGGTTTCTCAATTATTAATTGAAAGAAGCGCCACCTTGCACTTAAAGCACTCAAGTATCTAATATAATGAATCACACCAATGTCCAGAAGAGCATCGTCACTTACTTGTCCATAAGCGCTAAATAATGCAGCAAGACGCTCTTCTGTTATCTGTGGTGATGCAAAGTAAAAAAGAGGAACATTGTAAATACAAAATTCAgaacataaaacaaatataaatggGCATCCATCCTCACTTACATTGTGATCGATGTCAGAAACATATACTGTTCTCCTAATGCTATCTTCTCTTTGAGCCTTAAAAGCTCTATtgttcattcttcttcttccctgGTTGTGGTTGTTACCTCTCTGCAGACACATTAGTGATAAAATTAGGGAGGAGTCAGCTTGCTGAATTGAGCAGTAGAAATCACTTCAAAATGGCGAAATGCAATGCCCAATCCACGAGGGTATTTGGTAAATTGTGGTAATTATGATCTGAAACGCGATCCTCAAATTGATAAGTATGGAAGGTTGAACTTTTctctttataaaagaaaataaacatcATGACCATGCGAAACTTTTAATGAGGATAAGATTTGAAGCTAAGGTAGAATTGTTCCTTTGGTGAATTGCGCATCACGGATGCAAAGCGTGAAATCAGCTTCTACAGCCTCTTTGCAGAGGTGCAATGGAAAGATGCTTAAAACATCAACAAGCCCCTTCCGGACCAAAACTTTTAATCCAATTCATacaaaatgacaaatatattcCCTAATATCTGGTGCGCATACAGAAAAAGGTTTGATCTGAGTACTGCTCAAACCACcaaatttaatgaaaatgtACCACTCACAAGTGGACATTTGAATCAAAACGACAAATTCCATCCTGTTCACCACAATGGAAAAAAacgttttttcatttttaccagCTAAGCATCCACAACAATTCTATTAAACAAAAGTCACTAATACCAATAACTAACTCAATGTCAAAATTCTGTTTTTGACTAACGGAATGTCAGCAATTAATTACTAAAGGAAGAGTCAAGAATCAATTTTGACAAGAAAGCTTCAGAATGCAAAAGTCCCTCTAACTGTGAAATCCAGCTACTACATTCATTCAAACTACCCTTGATAAATGATCAACGACCCAAAGCATGAAACTTTTCACAACAACTTATTTGACAGACTGATTACCAAATATCACACAGGATTAATGATACTTCCACATACATCCCAATATTTGAATCTCCAAGAATCAATTTTTACCAAGAAAAAATGATGAGACTTTCAACCAAAATCGTTACGACAGCTACATTCCCCATAATTCAAACAAGTATACCACTAATTAATGGATGCACATACGACCTCATAAAAACCTTAAAactaaaggaaaataaagatgAGTAAAAAGGGGCAGCCTAGTGCACTAAGCTCCCGCTATGCACACGTCCAAAGAAGGCCGGACCACAAAGGTCTATGCAGCCTACCCAGCGAAACTGCAAACTGGAAAAGCACTTCCAATATATCAGAATTTCGATTTTATCAAGTGAAATCAAAGAACTAATAATTGCCCAAGTCATGAATCAATCAACCAaatacaataaacaacaaaatagaaGTCCAAAACAACTGTTCAATCAATTTAACTCAGAACAACAGAAACAATACCTTTCCATTGTTCTGAAAAGCATCACCTCCCACAGTCTTAATAACAGGCACAAAATTATTCAGAAACATCTGATCGCGATTATAATAAGAAGGAACAAACTCCTTTGCCAGAGGATTCAACTTGAGTTTCTTCAGCATGTCAACAATATCTTGCATTTTGTAATCAGATTTAACATCCGAACAATCCTTCCCACCATTAACTACAGATTCAGAATTCACATTTTTCTCAGAATTGAACTCAGATTCTTCCGAACCCACATCAGAAAATTTGGTATCATCAGTGTTTGATAACAGTGATTGAACAGCCGGAGCCTCAATCACTGCCGTTTCACCACATACTTGTGCATCAGCCGCCATGGAAAtgcacaaaatatatataaaaaaactcaaaatttacaGAAAACAATATAAACCCAGAATTGTTTGATTACAATAATTGAAAAAGGGTAATCAAAAgttccaatttttatttattttgattcgaGATTTTGATGATCGGCGAAATGTAATAGGGAAAACCGACTGAAAGtttgttttatatatagaaaaaaggGTCAGAAATGGAATGGAAGTAGAGAATGGTGATGAAAGAGAGAAGCTTTTAAGGGTTTTTGTTAACAAAATTCGATCAGAGAGAGACTGTTGGAAGGTGATTTTATGGAAATTTCAAGAAGGTAGCTTTGGGTTTTGGCCTTTAGCTAGACATTGTTTTCCCTGTCGTTTTGAAGAGAGATGAGACTACTATACGAGTCTGACTcggaatttgaagtttatgaaatttggaattttgatatttttatggATTGTTTGGTTCGGAGATAAAGAataactaattttgaaattaattttaagatgaatttattcatatttgataggataaaataactaaataatttgTTGCGAACTTAGTTatttagtaattatttttacttacacttctgaaaataatgaattccaaaataatttattactcTCCTCTAATCCATATTTAACTGAATTTGTGAGTCAATATGCACATATTAATTCAAACCATAATTTTCGCTATTGCCTCTTTTGTGaaacataaatataactttgtaatttatcttttagaaaacataaaacttcaataaatgaaaaaggcaaatatgaaaaaaaacaattcaaatatctatcttgaactttgaacaatttaattattttgaacaaagaaaaaaacctcaaaaattcacttaatatagaATAGAGGAAGTATCAACCAAACGAGCTCTTAAAGTTATTCAACACGTAATTTAAGAGCTAGCTTTgcctctattttttctttttagttttccACGGCTTGCATTAGAGCCCCAACTAAATTTAGATTGCACACTCCAGAATCCATTTAGAGGTATGTTGTTCCCACCAAAATTTTCTCTATACTCATTACTTAAACCTGAATTGTCTGACTAAGGGTGAAGTTGTCCGCTTATTACtacaaaatactaaaatatatagtattattttttatttgatattaaaaatatgcaATGACAATAAAAATTAGAAGTGAAAGTGGACTATTTACATTTATCAAATAACAAGAGTATATATAGCACATCTATCTCccttatttaaaataaaaaaatatttattaaaattaacaaaatttaatattagatatatttagaggaaaataataaatatgctgatttttttgacaaatgaagattgcaaatatttttaaaaaaatacagcTAAGGCAAGAATGAGTCTGCCTTTGTTTTTGTTAGTTTGTGAGGTATTTTGGATATGCAAttcatatgattcataactGCCTCTTTAATGTTTATTGGGATGGTAACTTTTCCTTTGtaccttttattatttttaattatcagATTTCTTaatgttcttttttttagtatatagttgtgacattatttttatgtttttaatatcACAAGTTGTTTGTCTAGTTCTCTTGGTGATGCTGTACACAATGGAGTGAGTGATGATTGgaaatttcctttttttagtaCATAAATACAAGGGCTCCTCAATCTAACCATGGtaaagtcaaaaataaattgaaggtgttgaattttttatttgtatatttaaagtctattttctaatttttttaagatacaaaattgtttgaatatttaaacttatttttgagattcaatttttttttaataaaataaatttatcttttctATAAATTGTACTTCATCCATTTAATATGTTGTGCAATTTTGACttgatagaaaattttaaaaagtaaagaagatttatatatatatatat
This region includes:
- the LOC125876752 gene encoding polyadenylate-binding protein-interacting protein 9 isoform X2, giving the protein MAADAQVCGETAVIEAPAVQSLLSNTDDTKFSDVGSEESEFNSEKNVNSESVVNGGKDCSDVKSDYKMQDIVDMLKKLKLNPLAKEFVPSYYNRDQMFLNNFVPVIKTVGGDAFQNNGKRGNNHNQGRRRMNNRAFKAQREDSIRRTVYVSDIDHNITEERLAALFSAYGQVVDCRVCGDPHSRLRFAFVEFADEYSARASLCLCGTILGFSPLKVLPSKTAILPVNPTFLPRSEDEREMCARTVYCTNIDKKVSRLRLLGDQVHSTRIAFVEFVMAESAILALDCCGQILGSQRIRVSPSKTPVRPRVPRPMMH
- the LOC125876752 gene encoding polyadenylate-binding protein-interacting protein 9 isoform X1 gives rise to the protein MAADAQVCGETAVIEAPAVQSLLSNTDDTKFSDVGSEESEFNSEKNVNSESVVNGGKDCSDVKSDYKMQDIVDMLKKLKLNPLAKEFVPSYYNRDQMFLNNFVPVIKTVGGDAFQNNGKRGNNHNQGRRRMNNRAFKAQREDSIRRTVYVSDIDHNITEERLAALFSAYGQVVDCRVCGDPHSRLRFAFVEFADEYSARASLCLCGTILGFSPLKVLPSKTAILPVNPTFLPRSEDEREMCARTVYCTNIDKKLSQADVKNFFEARCGEVSRLRLLGDQVHSTRIAFVEFVMAESAILALDCCGQILGSQRIRVSPSKTPVRPRVPRPMMH